Proteins encoded within one genomic window of Paenarthrobacter sp. JL.01a:
- a CDS encoding NAD-dependent succinate-semialdehyde dehydrogenase has product MNLKSAQHLINGTWHSAGTSKDVTDPGNGSTVGEVAWGSADHATQAADAAAEAFGNWSRTTARTRADLLHNAAGLLAERRDELAQTLALEAGKRLPEAQGEVDFSVEYLRWFAEEARRTTGTVSPPELRGRHHLSSRKPIGVALSLTPWNFPVSIQARKLAAMLAAGCTVVGRVSEKAPLAATGLFEILYDAGFPAGVVNLVHGPSREVTGALLKHPAVRAVSFTGSTGVGRQIMASASERVVRPLLELGGNAPFIVFEDADLDAAVDGAVLGRLRNTGQSCVAANRFLVQDSVADEFARKLAARFDAMTIGHGVPDGGTPVPDLGPVIDAERVAAVQALVGDALNRGAQRVTKRTEVPGEGSFMAPTLLVDVPDDALLVSEEVFGPAAGVVTFASEEEAIRKANATEMGLAAYVWTNSPKRGWDIPEQLEAGIVGVNDPLPSVAFAPMGGAKQSGLGREGSSLGLEEFEEVQYVAWKA; this is encoded by the coding sequence ATGAACCTGAAATCTGCACAACACCTGATCAACGGAACCTGGCACTCAGCCGGAACCTCCAAAGACGTCACGGATCCCGGAAACGGTTCCACTGTGGGTGAGGTTGCCTGGGGCAGCGCGGACCACGCTACCCAAGCCGCCGATGCGGCCGCCGAAGCGTTCGGCAACTGGTCCCGGACCACCGCCCGAACCCGGGCCGACCTGCTCCACAACGCCGCCGGTCTCTTGGCCGAACGCCGCGACGAACTGGCCCAAACCTTGGCACTGGAAGCCGGCAAACGGCTTCCCGAAGCACAGGGCGAAGTGGACTTCTCCGTGGAGTACCTCCGGTGGTTCGCGGAGGAAGCCCGGCGAACCACCGGGACAGTCAGCCCACCTGAGCTCCGGGGACGCCACCACCTCAGCTCCCGCAAGCCGATCGGCGTCGCCCTGAGCCTCACACCCTGGAACTTCCCGGTGTCCATCCAAGCCCGGAAACTCGCGGCCATGCTCGCCGCCGGCTGTACCGTGGTGGGCCGGGTCTCCGAGAAGGCACCCCTTGCCGCGACGGGCCTGTTCGAAATCCTGTACGACGCAGGGTTCCCCGCCGGCGTCGTCAACCTTGTCCATGGACCATCCCGGGAGGTGACCGGGGCCCTGCTCAAGCACCCCGCCGTTCGGGCGGTCAGCTTCACAGGATCCACCGGCGTCGGACGACAGATCATGGCCTCCGCCTCCGAGCGGGTCGTCAGGCCGCTGCTCGAGCTGGGCGGCAACGCGCCGTTTATCGTCTTTGAAGACGCCGACCTCGATGCCGCCGTCGACGGCGCAGTGCTTGGCAGGCTCCGCAACACCGGCCAATCCTGCGTGGCCGCCAACCGCTTCCTGGTCCAGGACAGCGTCGCGGACGAATTCGCCCGGAAGCTGGCCGCACGGTTTGATGCGATGACAATTGGGCACGGCGTTCCCGACGGCGGCACACCGGTACCGGACCTTGGTCCCGTGATCGATGCCGAGCGCGTGGCGGCTGTCCAGGCCCTGGTGGGCGACGCCCTCAACCGCGGCGCCCAACGGGTCACCAAGCGCACCGAGGTTCCTGGCGAAGGATCCTTCATGGCACCCACGCTCCTCGTGGACGTTCCCGACGACGCGCTTCTGGTGAGCGAGGAAGTCTTTGGTCCGGCGGCTGGCGTCGTAACTTTCGCTTCGGAAGAGGAAGCGATCCGCAAGGCGAATGCCACGGAAATGGGCCTCGCAGCCTACGTCTGGACCAACAGCCCCAAGCGCGGCTGGGACATTCCCGAGCAGCTGGAAGCCGGCATCGTCGGCGTCAATGATCCCCTTCCGTCGGTGGCCTTCGCGCCCATGGGCGGGGCCAAGCAGTCCGGCCTGGGCCGGGAAGGATCCAGCCTGGGCCTCGAGGAATTCGAGGAGGTCCAGTACGTTGCCTGGAAAGCCTAG
- a CDS encoding sulfite exporter TauE/SafE family protein — translation MLTTGLVLGAVVMGAGMQRVTGMGFALVAAPFLVLLLGPVEGVVLVNVCGAVTAGAIIFRVARDIDWKRYLALAASALLGIVPAAILIRFMPPPVLEISIGVILAVGLTILLLMKSAVLPKRRRYLFTAGGLSGFMNTAAGVGGPAVSMYSIATRWQHKSFAATMQPYFFTIGSLSLASKAVTAPESFPVLPATMWVAVAVACLVGLVLGDLASKRVSARAAQILLIVLAYLGAAATIVRGVLDAVS, via the coding sequence ATGCTGACCACCGGGCTGGTGCTGGGCGCCGTCGTGATGGGCGCCGGGATGCAACGGGTGACAGGGATGGGATTCGCCCTCGTGGCGGCTCCCTTCCTGGTCCTGCTGCTCGGTCCAGTGGAGGGCGTAGTGCTGGTCAACGTCTGCGGAGCCGTGACGGCCGGGGCCATCATCTTCCGGGTAGCCCGGGATATCGACTGGAAACGGTACCTGGCACTGGCCGCATCAGCCCTCCTGGGGATTGTCCCCGCGGCCATCCTCATACGGTTCATGCCGCCTCCGGTACTGGAGATCTCGATCGGCGTCATCCTCGCCGTCGGGCTGACAATCCTGCTGTTGATGAAATCCGCGGTCCTGCCTAAACGTCGCCGGTACCTCTTCACCGCCGGAGGCCTCAGCGGTTTCATGAACACCGCGGCCGGGGTGGGAGGGCCAGCCGTCAGCATGTACTCCATCGCAACCCGGTGGCAGCACAAATCGTTCGCAGCCACCATGCAGCCCTACTTTTTCACCATCGGCTCCTTGTCGCTCGCCTCCAAGGCGGTCACCGCACCGGAATCGTTTCCCGTCCTCCCGGCAACTATGTGGGTGGCAGTCGCCGTCGCCTGCCTGGTGGGCCTCGTCCTGGGCGACCTCGCCTCCAAGCGCGTCTCTGCGCGGGCCGCGCAGATCCTGCTGATCGTGCTGGCCTATCTCGGTGCGGCAGCCACCATTGTCCGCGGCGTCCTCGACGCCGTCAGCTGA
- a CDS encoding phosphomannomutase/phosphoglucomutase, with translation MDLSSSFKAYDVRGIVGTSLTDQVAEAIGAAFVDVLGLAGKTVLCGGDMRPSSPGFVSAFSRGASTRGANVSDLGLISTDELYFACGSLNSAGAIFTASHNPAQYNGIKMAKAGAVPVSADSGLFDIRDLAERYLAEGIPAAGSRGTVVALDVLGDYSRKLRSLVDLSGVRPLKVVVDAGNGMAGMTVPAVLGSQLLEALPLTIIPLYFQLDGTFPNHPANPLEPENLRDLQAAVVVHGADLGLAFDGDADRCFVVDETGQPVTPSAITSMIAVREIARAQGAGEVEPTVIHNLISSQSVPEFIQAAGGRPVRTRVGHSFIKARMAEEHAVFGGEHSAHYYFRNFYNADTGMLAAMHVLAALGEQPGTLSSLAQKYEPYSSSGEINSAVADTARSIADIQGSYEGMDGVLLNDLDGLTVTAESGDWWFNVRASNTEELLRLNVEARDSETMGRVRDGVLEVIRR, from the coding sequence ATGGATCTTTCTTCGTCATTCAAGGCCTACGATGTCCGCGGCATCGTCGGCACATCATTGACCGACCAGGTTGCCGAAGCCATCGGTGCCGCTTTCGTCGACGTCCTGGGCCTTGCCGGGAAGACCGTGCTCTGCGGCGGTGACATGCGTCCGTCATCTCCGGGGTTTGTCTCTGCATTTTCGCGCGGTGCCTCCACGCGCGGCGCCAATGTGTCCGACCTCGGCTTGATTTCAACCGACGAGCTCTACTTTGCCTGTGGATCCCTCAACTCGGCGGGCGCCATTTTTACGGCCAGCCACAACCCGGCACAGTACAACGGGATCAAAATGGCTAAGGCCGGAGCCGTCCCCGTTTCCGCCGATTCAGGGCTGTTCGACATCCGGGACCTCGCCGAGCGCTACCTCGCTGAGGGAATTCCGGCAGCCGGCTCACGGGGGACCGTGGTTGCACTGGACGTACTTGGCGACTACTCACGCAAGCTGCGGTCCCTCGTGGATCTTTCCGGCGTCCGCCCACTCAAGGTGGTGGTGGACGCCGGAAACGGAATGGCCGGGATGACCGTTCCGGCGGTGCTTGGCAGCCAACTTCTGGAGGCCCTGCCGCTGACGATCATCCCCCTGTACTTCCAGCTGGACGGCACCTTCCCGAACCATCCGGCCAACCCTTTGGAACCAGAGAACCTCCGCGACCTGCAGGCGGCCGTCGTCGTGCACGGCGCCGACCTTGGGCTGGCGTTCGACGGCGACGCTGACCGCTGCTTCGTGGTCGACGAAACCGGCCAACCCGTGACGCCATCCGCCATCACCTCCATGATCGCCGTGCGTGAGATCGCCAGGGCCCAAGGCGCCGGAGAAGTGGAGCCCACCGTGATCCACAACCTGATTTCCTCGCAATCAGTTCCAGAGTTCATCCAAGCCGCCGGTGGCCGGCCCGTACGTACACGTGTGGGCCACTCGTTCATCAAGGCCCGCATGGCCGAAGAGCATGCAGTTTTCGGTGGCGAGCATTCCGCCCACTACTACTTCCGCAACTTCTACAATGCGGATACCGGCATGCTCGCCGCAATGCACGTCCTCGCAGCTCTCGGCGAGCAGCCCGGAACTCTCTCCAGCTTGGCGCAAAAGTACGAACCGTATTCCTCTAGCGGTGAAATCAACTCGGCCGTGGCGGACACGGCCAGGTCCATCGCGGACATTCAGGGCTCCTACGAGGGCATGGACGGAGTCCTCCTGAATGATTTGGATGGTCTGACCGTGACCGCGGAATCAGGAGACTGGTGGTTCAACGTCCGTGCGTCCAACACCGAGGAATTGCTGCGGCTGAACGTCGAGGCCAGGGACTCGGAGACCATGGGGCGTGTGCGTGACGGTGTGCTTGAGGTGATCCGGCGCTAG
- a CDS encoding alkaline phosphatase D family protein: MTDFSRRTLVKSSLAGLTLAGLTTGVATPAGAAPAAIPLVRKRLTLPTGIATGDVTTDSAVLWSRASGPGRLTATLNAVDDAGELLRGRYGFSRTIRGPLATEASDFTAKIHAKGLPPGTRFRLELNFEDENGTGEAAQGSFSTAPGNKPDDGGTPGGRGGGRPASSSQSFVWTGDTAGQGWGINEQIGGMRGYKAMHDVRPDFFIHSGDTIYADGPITESVTEKDGQVWRNIVTEEVSKVAETLKEFRGRHRYNSLDANMRSLFADVPVIAQWDDHETHNNWYPGQVLDDARYTERNVNVLAARGRQAWQENMPIADSAALWRPGTYDAGQYQPARIYRKISRGPQLDIFCLDMRTYKSPNTDGKEPYTTNILGQEQVDWLIKEVGQSKATWKVIAADLPLGIVVPDGPVNQESLSNRDNGAPLGRELEIAGVLSAFKKHGVKNTVWLTADVHYCAAHHYSPERASFKDFQPFWEFVAGPINAGSFGPNDMDGTFGPDVVFSKAGRFPGESPRNGENQFFGHVELGSDNTFNVSLRNANGGVVFSKTLSPER, from the coding sequence CCGGGGACGTCACCACGGATTCGGCCGTCCTGTGGTCGCGCGCCTCAGGACCCGGACGACTCACCGCCACCCTCAACGCCGTCGACGACGCCGGGGAGCTCCTGCGCGGACGGTACGGGTTCAGCCGAACCATTCGTGGACCCCTGGCCACGGAAGCCAGCGACTTCACCGCGAAAATCCACGCCAAGGGACTGCCCCCGGGCACCAGGTTCAGGTTGGAGCTGAACTTCGAGGATGAGAACGGCACGGGCGAAGCCGCCCAAGGAAGCTTCAGCACCGCGCCCGGCAACAAGCCCGACGACGGCGGCACGCCGGGCGGCCGCGGAGGCGGCAGGCCGGCGTCGTCCTCACAGTCGTTCGTCTGGACCGGCGATACCGCCGGCCAGGGCTGGGGAATCAACGAGCAGATCGGCGGCATGCGCGGTTACAAGGCCATGCATGACGTCCGCCCGGACTTCTTCATCCATTCGGGAGACACCATCTACGCCGATGGCCCCATCACGGAATCCGTTACCGAGAAGGACGGCCAGGTATGGCGCAACATCGTCACCGAGGAAGTGTCCAAAGTAGCCGAAACCCTGAAGGAATTCCGTGGCCGGCACCGCTACAACTCCCTCGACGCCAACATGCGGTCCTTGTTCGCCGACGTGCCGGTCATCGCACAGTGGGACGACCACGAGACCCACAACAACTGGTACCCGGGCCAGGTCCTGGACGACGCCCGCTACACCGAACGCAACGTCAACGTCCTCGCCGCGCGCGGGCGGCAGGCCTGGCAGGAAAACATGCCGATCGCGGACTCCGCGGCGCTGTGGCGCCCCGGAACCTACGACGCCGGGCAGTATCAGCCGGCGCGCATCTATCGGAAGATTTCACGCGGCCCGCAACTGGACATCTTCTGCTTGGACATGCGGACCTACAAGTCGCCGAACACCGACGGCAAGGAGCCCTACACCACCAACATCCTGGGCCAGGAACAGGTGGACTGGCTGATCAAGGAAGTCGGTCAGTCCAAGGCCACCTGGAAGGTCATCGCCGCGGACCTGCCCTTGGGCATCGTGGTGCCTGACGGTCCTGTGAACCAGGAGAGCCTGTCCAACCGGGACAACGGTGCGCCGCTGGGCCGGGAACTGGAGATCGCCGGGGTCCTGAGCGCCTTCAAGAAGCATGGCGTGAAAAACACGGTGTGGCTTACTGCCGATGTCCACTACTGCGCCGCCCACCACTATTCTCCGGAGCGGGCTTCCTTCAAGGATTTCCAGCCGTTCTGGGAGTTCGTTGCGGGGCCCATCAACGCGGGCTCCTTCGGCCCGAACGACATGGACGGGACCTTCGGGCCGGACGTCGTGTTTTCCAAGGCAGGCCGGTTCCCTGGTGAGTCCCCGCGCAACGGGGAGAACCAGTTCTTCGGGCATGTGGAACTCGGGTCCGACAACACCTTTAACGTGAGCCTGCGCAACGCCAACGGTGGGGTTGTTTTTTCGAAGACGCTGAGCCCGGAGCGCTGA